A portion of the Streptococcus urinalis 2285-97 genome contains these proteins:
- a CDS encoding glucosaminidase domain-containing protein, with protein MKKVSQFKLFLGLSGIFSIFVVIVMLGAALTGAISNKPKSDCTPETAVTAPSNGSVSSANTSIDSFVKEHQDAYIKSWKVGGFLPSASIAQTMIEVSFSSSVPSFAQAHNMGGVKWSGVSSYTKTIELFGSDAVKSSGPGTSVGDNTGGGYTWFRDFDAGIVGKAEFMSRQSLYNKAINNIDGVSTLSAIADGGWATDPSYKVKLIEIYNSLGKKYKWLDEKAIAEYGEKPVDINKLDKPSSQTSSEDSISTVNEVDQECNEESSTESASDGTGLVPSDAKAWGYKPDELPASLKKYAIDPTKLGLNYGGGAGWVEHSGQCVDLTESLGNKIWGGSGITVADGWQQAYAWARKFGNDVKHKAKAGAIFSTGISAPGHTGIVCHVFQDGSVLVIEQNTPLSGITYYGKRDTWNYRIFSVSQQKADNMKFAYPDNKNPKLGN; from the coding sequence GTGAAAAAAGTTAGTCAGTTTAAACTTTTTCTTGGACTCTCTGGCATTTTCTCAATTTTTGTTGTCATAGTGATGTTAGGAGCTGCATTAACAGGGGCAATATCCAATAAGCCTAAAAGTGATTGTACGCCTGAAACAGCTGTTACAGCCCCTTCAAACGGTTCTGTCTCTTCAGCTAATACTTCGATAGATTCGTTTGTAAAAGAACATCAAGATGCTTATATTAAGTCCTGGAAGGTAGGAGGATTTTTACCTTCAGCATCAATTGCTCAAACGATGATTGAAGTCTCATTTTCATCAAGTGTTCCTTCATTTGCACAAGCTCATAATATGGGTGGTGTTAAATGGTCTGGAGTAAGTTCATATACTAAGACTATTGAACTTTTTGGATCTGATGCTGTTAAAAGTAGTGGACCTGGAACTAGTGTTGGAGACAATACTGGAGGGGGATATACTTGGTTTAGAGATTTTGATGCAGGAATAGTCGGTAAAGCTGAATTTATGAGCCGTCAATCTCTCTACAATAAAGCAATTAATAATATTGATGGTGTCAGCACTCTAAGTGCGATTGCAGATGGTGGATGGGCAACTGATCCAAGTTATAAAGTCAAACTCATTGAGATCTATAATTCTTTAGGAAAGAAATATAAATGGTTAGATGAAAAGGCCATTGCGGAATATGGTGAGAAACCAGTAGATATAAATAAGTTAGATAAACCATCAAGTCAAACGTCAAGTGAAGATTCTATTTCTACTGTTAATGAAGTTGATCAAGAATGTAATGAAGAGAGTAGTACAGAGTCTGCTAGCGACGGAACGGGCTTAGTACCTTCAGATGCTAAAGCATGGGGTTATAAACCTGATGAACTACCAGCTAGTTTAAAAAAATATGCTATTGATCCAACAAAACTTGGACTTAATTATGGTGGCGGAGCAGGCTGGGTTGAACACTCAGGACAATGTGTTGATTTAACTGAGAGTCTAGGTAATAAAATTTGGGGAGGAAGTGGCATTACTGTAGCGGATGGTTGGCAACAAGCTTATGCCTGGGCCAGAAAGTTTGGGAATGATGTTAAACACAAAGCTAAGGCAGGAGCAATTTTTTCTACGGGTATCTCAGCACCAGGTCATACAGGAATCGTATGTCATGTTTTCCAAGATGGTTCAGTTCTTGTTATTGAACAAAACACTCCATTATCAGGAATTACTTATTATGGTAAAAGAGATACTTGGAATTATAGAATATTTTCTGTATCACAGCAAAAAGCGGATAATATGAAGTTTGCCTATCCTGATAATAAAAATCCTAAACTCGGTAATTAG
- a CDS encoding SspB-related isopeptide-forming adhesin — translation MMRETKGHGYFRKSKAYGLVCGIALAGAFAFSSGNVSADEVTAPATPPQTVVTTLTEPTNNQSQPVTSPSLDKAVDTAKEAGVTVNTTSTVSHTDVPSAQADLDKQTQAVKDATAKAQANTQAIKDATAKNAQIDAQNKAEAERVAQENKAGQLAVDQQNAEAQAKADATNAQLKADYEAKLAEIKTIEDYNQAVAERNALAKAQADATNAQLKADYQVKLDAYNKALADRANLVANDVSFEGYGKSETLNGYGQVTSDVVTVDKNGNFIIKEPQVDTDGTFGNTKVTGKFIYTVTYDEATNKAIIKITGISLNTWQLDLTRQTTAVNRNISASYKDLAGNVLYTRNFDGLSSIGVQTINKSFALDKEIILSDGETSAEVMFLKTEPKWIISAPSTLFAKLTYDTADIPSKPIPPTLVTVTPEAEKPVPNTPPTPNYVTPVLVTFTPQTPTIKPHVSVPEKLVVTVSVHPVMVPVANPSKDVVDEAGKTINGLSVLPNSELNYVAKQDFSQYKGMTASNDKIAKNFIFIDDYKDEALDGKSMTVNSITASNGEDVTQLLEMRHVLSKEALDAKLQAIIAQSGLSPVGEFYVWVAKDSQAFYKAYVQKGLDITYNLSFKVNQSFTEGDIVNGVAQIDFGNGYLGNLVVNDLPKPEVHKDVLDKEDGKSINNGTVKLGDEVTYKLEGWVVPADRSYDLFEYKFVDQLQQTHDLYLKDSVVAKVDITLSDGTVIAKGSNLAQYTETVYNKETGRYELAFKKDFLAKVVRSSEFGADAFLVVKRIKAGDVYNTTDLFVNGYKVKSETVVTHTPETPKPVEPQKATPKAPAKGLPQTGEASVAPLTAIGAIILSALGLLGFKKRKEN, via the coding sequence ATGATGAGAGAAACAAAAGGACATGGCTATTTTAGAAAATCAAAAGCATACGGTTTAGTATGTGGAATCGCACTAGCAGGCGCTTTTGCTTTTAGTAGCGGTAATGTATCGGCAGATGAAGTAACTGCTCCAGCAACACCACCTCAAACCGTTGTAACAACTTTAACAGAGCCAACTAATAATCAATCTCAGCCAGTAACTTCACCTTCTCTTGATAAGGCAGTTGACACGGCTAAAGAAGCAGGAGTAACTGTTAATACAACATCAACAGTAAGTCATACAGATGTACCAAGTGCTCAAGCTGACTTAGATAAGCAAACCCAAGCTGTTAAAGATGCAACGGCAAAAGCCCAAGCTAATACCCAAGCTATTAAAGATGCTACCGCAAAAAATGCACAAATTGATGCTCAAAATAAAGCTGAAGCAGAACGTGTTGCCCAAGAAAATAAAGCTGGTCAATTAGCAGTTGATCAACAAAATGCGGAAGCACAAGCTAAAGCAGATGCTACCAATGCTCAATTAAAAGCAGATTATGAAGCTAAATTAGCTGAAATTAAAACTATTGAAGATTATAACCAAGCAGTTGCTGAACGTAATGCTTTAGCTAAAGCACAAGCAGATGCTACCAATGCTCAATTAAAAGCTGATTATCAAGTTAAATTAGATGCTTATAACAAAGCACTAGCTGACCGTGCCAACTTAGTCGCAAATGATGTCAGCTTTGAAGGATATGGCAAATCAGAAACTCTGAATGGCTATGGGCAAGTAACCAGTGATGTTGTAACAGTTGATAAAAATGGTAATTTTATAATTAAAGAACCACAAGTCGATACAGATGGTACTTTTGGAAATACCAAGGTTACAGGTAAGTTCATTTATACTGTAACTTATGATGAAGCTACTAACAAAGCTATTATTAAAATTACAGGTATCAGTCTTAATACTTGGCAGTTAGATTTAACACGCCAAACAACAGCAGTTAACCGTAATATTTCTGCATCCTATAAAGACTTAGCAGGTAATGTTCTTTACACTCGTAATTTTGATGGACTCTCTTCAATTGGTGTACAAACCATTAATAAGAGTTTTGCTTTAGATAAAGAAATTATTTTATCAGACGGCGAAACTTCTGCAGAAGTGATGTTCCTTAAGACAGAACCAAAATGGATTATCTCAGCACCATCAACACTCTTTGCTAAACTGACTTATGATACAGCTGATATTCCATCAAAACCAATCCCACCAACATTAGTTACTGTTACTCCAGAAGCAGAAAAACCAGTCCCTAATACCCCACCAACACCAAATTATGTAACTCCAGTTTTAGTAACATTCACACCACAAACACCAACTATTAAACCTCACGTGTCTGTTCCTGAAAAGCTAGTAGTAACTGTTTCAGTACATCCCGTTATGGTACCAGTCGCAAATCCTTCCAAAGATGTTGTAGATGAAGCAGGAAAAACCATTAATGGATTATCAGTATTACCTAATTCTGAGTTAAATTATGTGGCTAAACAAGACTTTAGTCAATATAAGGGTATGACAGCGTCAAATGATAAAATCGCAAAAAACTTTATCTTTATTGATGACTATAAGGATGAAGCTCTAGATGGTAAATCAATGACTGTTAACTCCATAACGGCATCAAATGGGGAAGATGTAACACAATTGTTAGAAATGCGTCATGTCTTATCTAAAGAAGCTTTAGATGCTAAACTACAAGCTATTATTGCACAAAGCGGACTTTCTCCAGTTGGTGAGTTTTATGTGTGGGTTGCTAAAGATTCACAAGCCTTTTATAAAGCCTATGTGCAAAAAGGCTTAGATATTACCTATAACTTATCTTTTAAAGTCAACCAAAGCTTCACAGAAGGCGATATTGTCAATGGTGTGGCACAAATTGACTTTGGAAATGGGTATCTTGGAAATCTAGTTGTTAATGATCTTCCAAAACCAGAAGTACATAAAGACGTACTAGACAAAGAAGACGGCAAGTCTATCAATAATGGCACAGTTAAACTTGGTGATGAAGTGACCTACAAACTTGAAGGTTGGGTAGTACCTGCAGATCGAAGCTATGACTTATTTGAATATAAATTTGTCGATCAATTACAACAAACACATGATCTTTACTTGAAAGATAGTGTTGTTGCAAAAGTTGATATTACCTTATCAGATGGCACTGTAATTGCTAAAGGATCAAACCTAGCGCAGTACACTGAGACAGTCTACAACAAAGAAACTGGGCGCTATGAGTTAGCCTTTAAGAAAGATTTCTTAGCTAAAGTCGTTCGTTCAAGTGAATTTGGAGCAGATGCTTTCTTAGTTGTGAAGCGTATTAAAGCAGGTGATGTCTATAATACAACTGATTTATTTGTCAATGGATATAAAGTGAAATCTGAAACTGTGGTAACACATACACCAGAAACACCAAAACCAGTTGAGCCACAAAAAGCAACTCCAAAAGCTCCAGCTAAAGGATTACCTCAAACTGGTGAAGCCAGTGTTGCCCCTCTTACAGCAATTGGAGCAATCATCTTGTCAGCTCTCGGACTACTAGGATTCAAAAAACGTAAAGAAAACTAA
- a CDS encoding pLS20_p028 family conjugation system transmembrane protein, which translates to MEFNTYSDVVKSITKEFWDLNGATNGNITGDNGKKLADFYLYWGNYLEPTPAFLAYLMQLVGGIVKALYLICVSLEHVFNNMFKAFGLFGYLGDQTTLFGKLFFGFQVLGTTLFTLILVVSAITGVFSKPVKYKHVITNFLLVTLVTAVLPLALTTISQTVAQDAQSIQTMSTGDSKENYSSLAIQPMKNNVVDVKVLMDNDFNKELFPLDSFGFIKPLKEGSTAVNNITDDTKKRDTTNFATKIDFSAMYGVSNEQLLKDLEKKKEGTKGLFLHKLNTNQDGVETINTHRVVGGLNAFEPVYLRYKVNWIGMIAQYLILISLFIVMSIKFVKSVFDIFIESLISPIQGYSSLNSKKYKELLRTIGGGLAGIFFEIVIMRITLEICRDLPTLSVTGISKLSGGFFDGLNMWEQCIAACVVYIALFLSAMQGVTMIERWLGVSTGHNETAQQLIGAMMMGNAFATGAGALGSGALALATGGTSLAAQAPGAIASAGKHVANSFANTAGGLKGISDSIKDQGFGNTVKGGVSNAVDLATLMGNKAGDKVGGAMDSLDQKAQDAHSSTYNALKNNATVPEPGWESENFGLTGGEYTLNPSHNNYGEDFFPSGGVSDPSETTSHSVDTTAPKAPKIEQKQSHQSTSGSEIKRSLQQMNYMQQQSQQAAQRMQQPSSVKGVEIDEEE; encoded by the coding sequence TTGGAATTTAATACATATTCTGATGTTGTCAAAAGTATCACAAAAGAATTTTGGGATCTTAATGGCGCTACGAATGGAAATATAACCGGGGATAACGGAAAAAAGCTAGCCGATTTTTATTTATATTGGGGAAACTATCTTGAACCAACTCCGGCATTTTTAGCTTACCTCATGCAGCTTGTAGGAGGTATCGTTAAGGCCTTATATCTAATTTGTGTAAGTTTGGAACATGTTTTTAATAATATGTTTAAAGCATTTGGGTTATTTGGCTATTTAGGAGATCAGACAACTCTTTTTGGAAAATTGTTTTTTGGTTTTCAAGTTTTAGGAACAACTCTTTTTACGCTCATATTAGTAGTTAGTGCTATTACGGGTGTATTTTCAAAACCAGTAAAATATAAACATGTCATCACTAATTTTTTATTAGTAACTCTTGTGACCGCTGTTTTGCCTCTGGCCCTAACGACTATTTCTCAAACAGTCGCTCAAGATGCCCAATCAATTCAGACAATGTCAACTGGTGACTCAAAAGAAAATTATTCCTCCTTGGCAATACAACCAATGAAAAATAATGTGGTTGATGTCAAAGTATTAATGGACAATGACTTTAATAAAGAGTTATTCCCGTTGGATAGTTTTGGTTTTATTAAACCATTAAAAGAAGGTTCTACTGCAGTCAATAATATAACGGATGATACGAAAAAAAGAGATACAACAAACTTTGCAACTAAAATAGATTTTTCTGCAATGTATGGAGTATCTAATGAACAGTTATTAAAAGATTTGGAAAAGAAAAAGGAAGGTACGAAAGGACTTTTCCTTCATAAGCTAAATACAAATCAGGATGGTGTTGAAACAATAAATACTCATCGAGTAGTCGGTGGGCTAAATGCCTTTGAACCTGTTTATCTTCGTTATAAAGTTAACTGGATAGGTATGATTGCTCAGTACCTTATCTTGATATCACTATTCATTGTCATGTCAATTAAGTTTGTTAAATCCGTTTTTGATATTTTTATTGAATCACTTATATCTCCCATTCAAGGGTATAGTTCCCTCAACTCAAAAAAATACAAGGAATTATTACGAACAATAGGAGGAGGTCTTGCAGGTATTTTCTTTGAAATCGTCATTATGCGAATTACTTTGGAAATTTGTAGGGATCTCCCAACCTTATCTGTAACAGGTATTTCAAAACTTTCTGGAGGCTTCTTTGATGGTCTCAACATGTGGGAACAATGTATTGCTGCATGTGTTGTCTATATTGCTTTATTTTTATCTGCAATGCAAGGTGTAACTATGATTGAACGTTGGCTTGGGGTTTCAACTGGTCATAACGAGACTGCACAACAATTGATAGGTGCTATGATGATGGGAAATGCTTTTGCGACAGGAGCTGGAGCTCTTGGCTCTGGGGCTTTGGCTCTTGCGACAGGAGGAACATCATTAGCTGCACAAGCTCCAGGAGCTATTGCAAGTGCTGGTAAACATGTTGCTAATAGTTTTGCGAATACTGCTGGTGGACTAAAAGGTATCTCTGACTCTATTAAAGATCAAGGCTTTGGCAATACTGTAAAAGGTGGGGTATCAAATGCTGTTGATCTTGCGACACTTATGGGTAATAAAGCTGGAGATAAAGTCGGCGGTGCAATGGATTCCTTAGATCAGAAAGCACAAGATGCTCATAGCTCGACCTATAATGCTTTGAAAAATAATGCTACAGTACCTGAGCCTGGCTGGGAGTCAGAAAACTTTGGACTAACTGGAGGAGAATATACACTTAATCCGAGTCATAATAATTATGGTGAAGATTTCTTCCCATCAGGAGGTGTTAGCGACCCTTCAGAGACTACAAGTCACTCAGTGGATACTACAGCACCAAAAGCACCAAAAATCGAACAGAAACAATCTCATCAGTCTACAAGTGGTTCCGAAATCAAGCGTTCCTTACAACAAATGAATTACATGCAACAACAAAGTCAACAGGCTGCTCAAAGAATGCAACAACCAAGTAGTGTAAAAGGAGTGGAAATTGATGAGGAAGAGTAG
- a CDS encoding single-stranded DNA-binding protein, with protein sequence MQVFIANGRVASDIETKKTTNGKNSCQFDFVCNSSQLDEKNKLIPTFFKVQIYGKQVETIAKNLSKGSPIIIEGEIIKRPYTDKQGNKKTFEYIAPSLYKGITFLENKSESQKRQDKQGSNNINLEQNQFPKDSFSPVDAESPF encoded by the coding sequence ATGCAAGTTTTTATCGCAAATGGTCGAGTAGCCTCAGATATAGAGACTAAAAAAACAACTAATGGAAAAAATAGTTGTCAGTTTGATTTTGTTTGTAATTCAAGTCAATTAGATGAGAAAAATAAGCTAATCCCAACCTTTTTTAAAGTTCAAATATATGGTAAACAAGTGGAGACTATAGCTAAAAATTTATCTAAAGGGTCTCCAATAATCATAGAAGGTGAAATTATCAAAAGGCCTTACACTGATAAACAGGGAAATAAGAAGACTTTTGAATATATTGCACCATCATTATATAAAGGAATTACTTTCTTAGAGAATAAATCAGAAAGTCAGAAGCGTCAGGATAAACAAGGTAGTAATAATATTAATCTAGAACAAAATCAGTTTCCAAAGGATTCTTTCTCTCCAGTTGATGCGGAATCTCCATTTTAG
- a CDS encoding VirD4-like conjugal transfer protein, CD1115 family, with the protein MKKIQHKHNDYFNWLLNLLKKLCSIVFLILSNIVIRLVHLLPWVSRGRVRFEKEAEPIFYFKTYKSFTVMGLLFSLIAFSLTNYLVTILRDSINYCYLTITSQNLISFPFESLLLKNLFNYHVFSIAPIFAWPIFFIGLFIAWRSAWVNFEQYRNYNFNEEGDDRFATVKEIHQQYKKVANKQKVFPGDGGIPVLHETKSNLVGFTLETQILWQNRKYSHLVTNAQKVLGMQSTPSGYYYIEDAATNTLGIGMTRSGKGEGFITETIDINSRAENQPSMIIGDPKGEHYQSSYKTMRKRGMDVEVLSFQNMDWSMSYDPLALAIDSARRGYYEKTQTRINAVSEAIYRKTKPGQGNGTAIYFENSSISLFNAIAMALVDRANEAFQNGEEDAWDTVTVRNIAKFLTDLGSEEVFVDELGEVVEAPEKDDRIKVKSKLTVYFDNLRKINQEQFSKFREMADINFRASDFASEETKGNVYSSMMTGINLFLQDNIAKLTSKNSIDLESVGFPRRLSIKFRSNSHVQLQNDFAHRTAKVSIFSERKWGKTSKKVTHVKEATALIDAEGYLTYVIEPKLPNEFTIIIDFNHPNNDNFALSGVKYTLQGKKIYRKNNDMIILDQYTNKAILDYVDIQIIDKPQTSLLQESDIEMIYSDNPKIIYLVTPPNRTEYNALISLFLDQLFNANYELALSNGRKCVNRILHVLDEFTNIPEVPHMDTKISIGLGQNILYCLWIQNLEQLTEKYGKNTSATIKDNCSLKVYIKSTSPETNKSISGDLGTRTITKRRKSGNILDEANPNVSFEGKRQELLTPTQLGKLQEGEAVILRGVKGRDLSGHKITTDPIFLHEKTSLPYRYMFLQEEFDHSMTLADIPVDSPHRNLDLQDIAVEAKSTFDNIIDWRRRLTSKIATSSGRPKLAVRMKPNQLKTAAPFDSPEEVIKATVNATLNPYDNVIDYDEDLFVDDVI; encoded by the coding sequence ATGAAAAAAATACAGCATAAGCATAATGACTACTTTAATTGGTTATTGAATTTACTTAAAAAGCTTTGCTCTATAGTTTTCCTTATTTTATCAAATATAGTGATAAGGCTTGTTCATTTATTGCCATGGGTATCAAGAGGCCGAGTTCGTTTTGAAAAAGAGGCAGAGCCTATATTCTATTTCAAAACCTATAAAAGTTTTACGGTAATGGGATTATTATTTAGCTTGATTGCATTTTCTCTAACAAACTATCTAGTTACCATTTTAAGAGATTCTATTAATTATTGTTACTTAACCATTACTTCGCAAAACTTGATTTCATTTCCTTTTGAGAGTTTATTGTTAAAAAATCTCTTTAACTATCATGTATTTAGTATAGCTCCAATCTTTGCTTGGCCAATATTCTTTATAGGTCTATTCATTGCCTGGCGTTCAGCCTGGGTTAATTTTGAGCAATACCGAAATTATAATTTTAATGAAGAAGGTGATGATCGTTTTGCGACTGTGAAAGAAATTCACCAGCAATATAAAAAGGTTGCTAACAAACAAAAAGTGTTTCCAGGCGATGGTGGAATTCCTGTTTTACATGAGACAAAATCTAATTTAGTAGGCTTCACTCTGGAAACACAGATTTTGTGGCAAAATAGGAAATACAGTCATCTTGTCACAAATGCTCAAAAAGTGTTAGGAATGCAATCAACTCCTTCAGGATATTATTATATTGAAGATGCTGCTACTAACACATTAGGTATTGGTATGACCCGTTCTGGTAAAGGCGAAGGGTTTATCACTGAGACCATAGACATTAATAGTCGTGCTGAAAATCAACCTTCAATGATTATTGGTGATCCCAAAGGAGAACATTACCAATCTTCTTACAAGACTATGCGAAAAAGAGGAATGGACGTAGAAGTACTATCTTTTCAAAATATGGATTGGTCCATGTCCTACGATCCACTTGCACTAGCAATAGATTCTGCTAGACGTGGCTACTATGAAAAGACTCAAACTCGAATAAATGCAGTATCTGAAGCTATCTATCGAAAAACAAAACCTGGACAAGGTAATGGAACTGCCATTTATTTTGAGAATAGCTCGATTTCTCTTTTTAATGCCATTGCAATGGCTTTAGTAGACCGTGCAAATGAAGCTTTTCAAAATGGTGAAGAAGATGCTTGGGATACAGTTACCGTGAGAAATATTGCTAAATTCTTAACAGATTTAGGTTCTGAAGAAGTTTTTGTGGATGAGTTAGGCGAGGTTGTCGAAGCCCCTGAAAAAGATGATAGAATTAAAGTTAAATCTAAGCTTACTGTTTATTTTGATAATTTACGAAAAATTAATCAAGAACAATTTTCAAAATTTAGGGAAATGGCAGATATCAATTTTAGGGCCTCTGATTTTGCATCAGAAGAAACTAAAGGGAATGTCTATTCATCTATGATGACAGGTATTAATCTGTTCTTACAAGACAATATCGCTAAATTAACATCTAAAAATTCAATTGATTTAGAGTCAGTTGGTTTTCCACGCCGATTGTCAATCAAATTTCGTTCAAATAGTCATGTTCAGCTACAAAATGATTTTGCTCACAGAACCGCTAAGGTAAGTATATTTAGTGAAAGAAAGTGGGGTAAGACATCTAAAAAAGTCACTCATGTTAAAGAAGCAACGGCTTTAATTGATGCAGAAGGGTATTTGACTTATGTTATTGAACCTAAGTTACCAAATGAATTTACGATTATCATTGATTTTAATCATCCGAATAATGATAACTTTGCATTAAGTGGAGTTAAATACACTCTTCAGGGGAAGAAAATTTATAGAAAAAATAATGATATGATAATTCTTGATCAGTACACAAATAAAGCAATATTAGATTATGTTGATATTCAAATAATTGATAAACCTCAGACTAGTTTATTACAAGAATCCGATATTGAAATGATCTATTCGGATAATCCCAAAATTATTTACCTGGTAACACCACCAAACCGAACAGAGTATAATGCTTTGATTTCCTTGTTTTTGGATCAACTCTTTAATGCTAATTATGAATTGGCTTTGTCGAATGGACGAAAATGTGTCAATAGAATTCTGCATGTTTTGGATGAGTTTACTAATATTCCTGAGGTTCCTCATATGGATACTAAGATTTCAATAGGTTTGGGTCAAAACATTTTATATTGTCTTTGGATTCAAAACTTAGAACAGTTAACCGAAAAGTATGGGAAAAATACAAGTGCGACAATTAAAGATAACTGTTCCTTAAAAGTTTATATTAAGTCGACGTCACCTGAAACAAATAAGAGTATTAGTGGGGACTTGGGTACTAGAACGATTACGAAACGACGAAAATCTGGTAATATACTTGATGAAGCCAATCCAAATGTTTCATTTGAGGGTAAACGTCAAGAATTACTGACCCCAACACAACTAGGAAAACTTCAAGAAGGTGAGGCTGTTATTCTAAGAGGGGTAAAAGGAAGAGACCTATCTGGCCATAAAATCACAACAGACCCTATATTCCTTCATGAGAAGACAAGTCTTCCCTATCGATATATGTTCTTACAAGAAGAATTTGACCATAGTATGACACTTGCGGATATTCCAGTTGACAGTCCACATCGAAATCTTGATTTACAAGATATTGCCGTGGAAGCAAAAAGTACATTTGATAATATTATTGATTGGCGAAGACGACTGACAAGTAAGATAGCTACAAGTTCTGGTCGACCAAAATTAGCAGTACGTATGAAACCTAATCAATTAAAGACTGCAGCTCCCTTTGATTCTCCAGAAGAAGTCATAAAAGCTACTGTGAATGCTACTTTGAACCCCTATGATAATGTAATAGATTATGATGAGGACCTTTTTGTAGATGATGTAATTTAG
- a CDS encoding DUF5592 family protein — MNEKYGVPRDIYAKVKIIGLFISDIVLIGGSALIGITIAPKIFPTDMWLQMFAFIILTPIITLFLVLPNNGGKRNWQCMYLYFRRKRRRYISINPKYGGN, encoded by the coding sequence ATGAATGAAAAGTATGGTGTTCCAAGAGATATCTACGCTAAGGTAAAGATCATTGGTTTGTTTATTTCAGATATCGTATTAATTGGTGGTTCAGCTCTAATTGGAATAACTATAGCGCCAAAAATATTTCCGACGGATATGTGGCTTCAGATGTTCGCTTTTATTATATTGACTCCCATAATCACTTTGTTTTTGGTCTTGCCTAACAATGGTGGCAAGAGGAACTGGCAATGTATGTATCTTTATTTTCGCAGAAAAAGAAGACGATATATCAGTATTAATCCTAAATATGGAGGAAACTAA
- a CDS encoding BRCT domain-containing protein → MDFQGKVVAITGSLRPLERSEVIEFINVKGGTYQNYVSSQTDVLIIGHRQLTLFELDHYSKKYEKAKMLINNGQNITLIGEEDFFTFFQESL, encoded by the coding sequence ATGGATTTTCAAGGAAAAGTAGTGGCAATAACTGGGAGCCTCAGACCCTTAGAAAGGTCAGAAGTTATTGAATTCATTAACGTGAAAGGTGGAACCTATCAAAACTATGTTTCTTCTCAGACAGATGTATTAATAATTGGCCACAGACAATTGACACTTTTTGAATTAGATCACTACTCAAAAAAATATGAAAAAGCAAAAATGTTAATCAATAATGGTCAGAACATTACCCTTATCGGTGAAGAAGACTTCTTTACATTTTTTCAAGAGTCCCTTTAG